Proteins encoded within one genomic window of Leptospira stimsonii:
- the tsf gene encoding translation elongation factor Ts — MAVSTDLIRELRERTSAGMMDCKKALEENNADIEKAITWLREKGIAKAAKKAGRETKEGRVVSYIHGNGKIGVLVELNSETDFVSKNEDFEALGKEICMQIAAMNPLYLNEESIPAEDLEKEKGIMRVQLEAEGKKAEQIDKILPGKIKKYVSEACLVNQAFFKDDSKTIDDLVKEAIAKFGENITIARFVRFQVGGL, encoded by the coding sequence ATGGCAGTATCTACAGATTTAATCAGAGAACTCAGAGAGAGAACCAGTGCAGGAATGATGGACTGCAAAAAAGCTCTCGAAGAAAACAACGCAGATATCGAAAAAGCGATTACTTGGCTCCGTGAGAAAGGAATCGCTAAGGCCGCTAAAAAAGCCGGAAGAGAAACCAAAGAAGGAAGAGTGGTTTCTTACATTCACGGAAACGGAAAGATCGGAGTTTTGGTAGAACTGAACTCCGAAACGGATTTCGTTTCAAAGAATGAGGACTTCGAAGCCCTTGGAAAGGAAATCTGCATGCAAATCGCGGCGATGAATCCACTCTATTTGAACGAAGAATCGATTCCTGCGGAAGATCTTGAAAAAGAAAAAGGAATCATGAGAGTTCAGTTGGAAGCGGAAGGCAAGAAGGCCGAACAAATCGACAAAATTCTTCCGGGAAAAATCAAAAAATACGTTTCTGAAGCTTGTCTCGTAAACCAAGCGTTTTTCAAAGACGATTCTAAGACCATTGACGACTTAGTCAAGGAAGCGATCGCGAAATTCGGTGAGAACATCACCATCGCTCGTTTCGTCCGCTTTCAGGTAGGTGGACTTTAA
- the pyrH gene encoding UMP kinase, whose product MATEAKYKRILIKLSGEALAGEGEFGIDTNKAHSLAEEIKEVHDLGVEIALVVGGGNIIRGTNLAKAGIDRATADYMGMLATIQNALALQDACEKKGLYTRVQSAIEINSIAESYIRRRAVRHLEKSRIVIFAGGTGNPYFTTDTTASLRAVEVGCDVILKATKVDGVYTADPKKDNTAKRYSQISFMESINRRLKVMDSTALSLCMENNMSIIVFDIFKRGNLKDLITGTNIGTLISNSEDIKIDGQ is encoded by the coding sequence TTGGCAACGGAAGCGAAGTATAAAAGAATTTTGATCAAACTCTCCGGAGAAGCACTCGCCGGGGAGGGAGAATTTGGGATCGATACCAACAAAGCCCATTCTCTAGCGGAAGAAATCAAAGAGGTTCACGATCTCGGCGTCGAGATCGCTCTGGTTGTCGGCGGTGGTAACATCATCCGTGGAACCAATCTCGCCAAGGCGGGAATCGATCGTGCGACCGCTGACTATATGGGAATGCTCGCGACGATTCAGAACGCTCTCGCTCTCCAAGACGCTTGCGAAAAGAAAGGGCTCTACACAAGAGTTCAATCCGCGATCGAAATCAATTCCATTGCGGAAAGTTATATTCGTCGTCGCGCGGTTCGTCACTTAGAAAAGTCAAGAATCGTAATCTTCGCGGGTGGAACCGGAAATCCTTATTTCACCACGGATACGACCGCGAGTCTTCGAGCCGTGGAAGTCGGTTGCGACGTGATTCTCAAGGCCACAAAAGTGGACGGAGTTTACACCGCAGATCCGAAAAAAGACAACACTGCAAAACGTTATTCTCAGATTTCCTTTATGGAATCGATCAACCGTCGTTTGAAGGTGATGGATTCCACCGCTCTCAGTTTGTGTATGGAAAACAATATGTCCATTATCGTTTTTGATATTTTCAAAAGAGGGAATCTAAAAGACCTCATTACCGGAACGAACATCGGGACCCTGATCTCTAACTCGGAGGACATAAAAATCGATGGCCAGTGA
- the frr gene encoding ribosome recycling factor, translated as MASEEIISGMKTKMDKTIDLVKKDFGTIRTGRANPSLVEDIRVDYYGTQTPINQLGNISVPEPRTLTISPYDKGIMKDIEKAIQTSGLGLQPSNDGVVIRIIIPELTGERRKELAKVVKSKSEEKKVAIRNIRRDAMEDLKKHTEGMSQDEIKTVQDQIQKITDSYIEKISALTVEKEKEITTI; from the coding sequence ATGGCCAGTGAAGAAATCATTTCAGGAATGAAAACAAAAATGGATAAGACCATTGACCTCGTAAAAAAGGACTTTGGCACCATTCGCACCGGAAGAGCGAACCCTTCTCTTGTGGAAGACATTCGAGTGGATTATTACGGAACTCAAACTCCGATCAATCAGCTCGGAAATATCTCCGTTCCGGAACCGAGAACTCTCACGATTTCACCTTACGATAAGGGAATCATGAAGGACATCGAAAAAGCGATCCAAACTTCGGGTCTGGGTTTACAACCTTCGAACGACGGAGTTGTCATTCGTATCATCATTCCTGAGTTGACCGGAGAGAGACGGAAAGAACTTGCAAAAGTTGTAAAGTCTAAGTCCGAAGAAAAAAAAGTCGCGATACGGAATATCCGAAGAGATGCGATGGAAGATCTCAAAAAACACACCGAAGGGATGTCTCAAGACGAGATCAAAACGGTTCAGGATCAGATTCAAAAGATCACCGATTCTTACATCGAAAAAATTTCCGCTCTGACCGTAGAGAAGGAAAAGGAAATCACGACGATCTGA
- a CDS encoding isoprenyl transferase codes for MDGNGRWATARGKSRSEGHREGSLAIDRLMDASLELGLQNISLYAFSTENWKRPITEIRSIFNLLIEFIETRLDTIHARGIKIHHSGSRKRLTRGVLDKIDFAIDKTKKNKNLTVNFCLNYGSRDELLKAAQEVFLERKRSKVSFEKPLKEKELEKFLYTSTLPPVDLLIRTAGEQRLSNFLLWQSAYAELYFTDTLWPDFDKNSLVDSLKWYETRTRKFGGLENG; via the coding sequence ATGGACGGCAACGGTCGCTGGGCCACCGCTCGCGGAAAGTCGAGATCCGAAGGGCACCGGGAAGGTTCTCTTGCGATCGATCGTTTGATGGACGCAAGTCTCGAACTCGGTCTTCAGAATATTTCCCTCTATGCGTTTTCCACGGAGAATTGGAAACGTCCGATCACGGAAATTCGCTCCATCTTCAACCTTCTCATCGAATTTATCGAAACTCGTCTGGATACGATCCACGCAAGAGGGATCAAAATTCATCACTCGGGTTCGCGCAAAAGGTTGACTCGAGGAGTTCTGGACAAGATCGACTTTGCAATCGATAAAACGAAAAAGAATAAGAATCTCACCGTGAACTTCTGTTTGAATTACGGATCGAGGGACGAACTCTTAAAAGCGGCCCAAGAGGTTTTTTTAGAAAGAAAACGCTCCAAAGTCTCCTTTGAAAAGCCCCTGAAAGAAAAAGAACTCGAAAAATTTTTATATACGTCCACCCTTCCTCCCGTAGATTTACTGATCAGAACGGCCGGGGAACAAAGACTTTCTAATTTTCTACTTTGGCAGTCCGCATACGCGGAACTGTATTTCACCGATACTCTCTGGCCCGACTTTGACAAAAATTCTCTGGTGGATTCCTTAAAATGGTATGAAACCAGAACCCGGAAATTCGGAGGACTGGAGAATGGGTGA
- a CDS encoding phosphatidate cytidylyltransferase: MGETSKRIASAAVLVVFYLFMIFYADFYYLQSYLILLLGGYIGIKEFYNLADRGDEGRPFRGTGTFFMFVILTFYYFRFIASQNKFEPPIFFLQYIKFFVPPFDPVPVAFLLLFIVIFTLQITRRPLDGAIFSVSSTFLGVFYTAVPLGHLLLLLGMGQGIYYIILVSVITFLTDAGAYFGGRWFGRHPAGLAISPKKTWEGYATGIVTAIVSVFIFNAIWENSTGNRSPISGVEVFLISIIISLVSVIGDLLESAMKRDAKIKDSGSLIPGHGGVLDLADALLITIPVLFYYLQIKGNLGFQV, from the coding sequence ATGGGTGAAACATCCAAAAGAATCGCGTCTGCCGCGGTATTAGTAGTATTTTATCTTTTTATGATATTCTATGCGGATTTTTATTATCTGCAGTCTTATTTGATTCTTCTTTTGGGCGGTTATATAGGAATCAAAGAATTTTACAATTTGGCGGATCGTGGAGACGAGGGAAGGCCGTTTCGTGGAACGGGAACATTCTTTATGTTCGTCATTCTTACCTTTTATTATTTTCGTTTTATCGCTTCTCAGAACAAGTTCGAACCTCCGATCTTCTTTCTTCAATACATCAAATTTTTTGTTCCTCCGTTCGATCCGGTTCCGGTCGCGTTCCTTCTTTTGTTCATCGTCATCTTTACTCTTCAGATCACCAGACGCCCGTTAGACGGAGCGATCTTTTCGGTTTCGTCCACGTTTCTCGGCGTGTTTTACACGGCGGTTCCGCTCGGACATCTTCTTCTTCTTTTGGGAATGGGGCAGGGGATCTACTATATCATTCTCGTTTCCGTCATCACGTTCTTGACCGATGCAGGCGCGTATTTTGGAGGAAGATGGTTCGGTCGACATCCGGCTGGCCTTGCGATCTCTCCGAAAAAAACCTGGGAAGGTTATGCGACTGGGATTGTGACCGCGATCGTTTCCGTTTTTATCTTCAACGCGATCTGGGAGAATTCCACGGGAAACCGTTCTCCGATCTCCGGAGTAGAAGTCTTTTTGATTTCGATCATCATTTCACTCGTGAGCGTGATCGGGGATTTACTCGAGTCCGCGATGAAACGCGACGCAAAGATCAAGGATTCCGGTTCTCTGATTCCGGGACACGGCGGGGTTTTGGATCTGGCCGACGCTCTTTTGATCACGATTCCAGTGTTGTTTTATTATCTCCAAATCAAGGGGAATCTTGGTTTCCAAGTCTAA
- the dxr gene encoding 1-deoxy-D-xylulose-5-phosphate reductoisomerase, with protein sequence MATTVCLLGASGSVGESTLKVLRTFPEEFRLHSFSVHSNLQKALEIQKEFSPSFLCVSSENADRSVLGNKIGKTEILYGESALTELVKDSSIEIVITAIVGSVGLRPTIAAIKSGKRLGIANKETLVTSGPLINSLIRKHNTKVVPVDSEHNALFQLLESIKPEAVDKIILTASGGSFRDTPIDQLPLITKEQALHHPTWSMGPKITIDSNGMINKGLEVIEAHFLFGFPYEKIGVVIHPQSIAHGIVELKDGASFVYASYPDMIFPIAHSLFHPEPVPQVLRSHPPKEWGKLEFKEPDSKRYPGLALAFKAGKAGGTAPSIFNAANEAAVELFLKEEIRFVDIPQYISAALDEIPITYPDTLEGYEDADRIARETVGNLKSRKVVSAC encoded by the coding sequence ATGGCAACCACCGTCTGTCTTCTGGGCGCTTCGGGTTCCGTAGGAGAATCCACTCTCAAGGTTCTACGCACCTTTCCGGAAGAATTTAGACTTCATTCTTTCAGCGTTCATTCCAATCTCCAGAAAGCTCTGGAGATTCAGAAAGAATTTTCTCCTTCGTTTCTCTGTGTAAGCTCGGAAAACGCGGATCGATCCGTTCTCGGAAACAAAATCGGAAAGACTGAAATTTTGTATGGAGAATCCGCTCTCACCGAGCTTGTCAAAGATTCTTCCATCGAAATCGTGATCACCGCCATCGTAGGTTCCGTGGGTTTACGTCCTACGATCGCCGCGATCAAATCCGGGAAAAGATTAGGAATCGCTAATAAAGAAACGTTAGTCACTTCGGGTCCTCTGATCAATTCCCTGATTCGCAAACACAATACAAAAGTGGTTCCGGTCGATTCGGAGCACAACGCGCTCTTTCAACTTTTGGAATCCATAAAACCCGAAGCTGTGGATAAAATCATTCTCACCGCATCGGGCGGTTCCTTTCGTGATACGCCGATCGATCAATTGCCTCTGATCACGAAGGAACAAGCGCTCCACCATCCGACTTGGAGCATGGGGCCGAAGATTACGATCGATTCGAACGGAATGATCAACAAAGGACTCGAGGTCATCGAAGCTCATTTTCTTTTCGGATTCCCTTACGAGAAAATCGGGGTCGTCATTCATCCCCAGAGTATTGCCCACGGAATCGTGGAATTGAAAGACGGAGCTTCGTTTGTTTACGCTTCTTATCCCGATATGATCTTTCCGATCGCACATTCTCTCTTCCATCCGGAACCGGTGCCGCAGGTGTTACGGTCTCATCCTCCGAAAGAATGGGGAAAATTGGAATTTAAAGAACCGGATTCGAAACGTTATCCGGGTTTGGCTCTCGCCTTCAAAGCGGGTAAGGCCGGCGGAACGGCTCCTTCTATTTTTAACGCGGCCAACGAGGCGGCGGTAGAATTGTTTTTAAAAGAAGAGATTCGTTTTGTGGACATTCCTCAATACATCTCCGCCGCGTTAGACGAAATTCCAATCACGTATCCTGACACCCTGGAAGGTTACGAAGACGCAGATCGTATTGCCAGGGAGACCGTCGGAAATCTGAAATCAAGGAAGGTTGTATCCGCATGTTGA
- a CDS encoding site-2 protease family protein encodes MLIMVLGAVFMLAISIFIHELGHLLCGMLVGVKARIFSIGYGRGIWKKKVGETTYQITAIPVGGYVLFKGDDYGGEIKGEPGELLTTPPLKRMIPVLGGPLFNLFLGFGLLLVLNFLGHNPPGNRIFIDPADQEFSAAYQSGLRTGDRILSINGNKTEKFEDIVTGVGLSSGEALKLVGEREGKKLEWIVTPRIVYNPKRASGIPTIGVEPFGERRVVATFSYSEQFQHWLSSKLDKTHEAENYYQERLKKAVEGRDIPAEVLLEKEKEEKESLLRSRALTYLNDGDVIQTINGRTVSTVGELQKILGEYQNQTVKIVVDRKTYPLVNPWSTETANVDVPVLGANILEFKNLRDKKFPELGLESYQFASYDPELGQKLLNLAVDGKTFPSFEELLAYVKGKNGETVTVDMGNLRLEAEPKVRPIGLLGFRPNMKFNPEPMARELGFLESFVVAGTDVYENVETTLKGIGMLFSGILSVKDSLSGPVGIVSYAGISLEIGWQTYLEFVARISIALMIMNLLPIPMADGGHIVLYAYEAITGRPLPGKVIESIFRIGFLFLLGLGLYVTFNDVTRFF; translated from the coding sequence ATGTTGATCATGGTATTAGGCGCCGTATTTATGTTGGCTATTTCTATTTTTATTCACGAGTTGGGACACCTTCTCTGTGGAATGCTTGTCGGTGTGAAGGCGAGAATTTTTTCGATCGGATACGGTAGAGGAATCTGGAAGAAGAAGGTGGGAGAAACCACTTATCAGATCACAGCGATACCGGTCGGAGGATACGTTCTTTTTAAAGGCGACGACTACGGCGGAGAAATCAAAGGAGAACCCGGAGAGCTTTTGACCACTCCTCCTCTCAAAAGAATGATTCCCGTTCTCGGCGGTCCTCTTTTCAATTTGTTTCTCGGTTTCGGTTTGTTGCTGGTTTTGAATTTTCTCGGACACAATCCTCCCGGAAATAGAATCTTCATCGATCCGGCTGATCAGGAATTCTCCGCCGCGTATCAATCCGGCCTAAGGACGGGAGACCGGATTCTTAGCATCAATGGAAACAAAACCGAAAAATTCGAAGACATCGTCACCGGAGTCGGACTTTCTTCGGGCGAAGCGTTGAAGCTCGTTGGGGAAAGAGAAGGAAAGAAGTTGGAATGGATCGTGACTCCTCGGATCGTCTACAATCCGAAACGCGCCTCCGGAATTCCGACCATCGGAGTCGAACCCTTCGGTGAAAGAAGGGTCGTTGCGACGTTCAGTTATTCCGAACAATTCCAACACTGGCTTTCCTCCAAGCTGGACAAAACTCACGAAGCCGAGAACTACTACCAAGAACGTTTGAAAAAAGCGGTCGAAGGAAGAGACATTCCCGCGGAAGTCCTTTTAGAAAAGGAGAAGGAAGAAAAAGAAAGTCTTCTTCGTTCTCGCGCTTTGACGTATTTAAACGACGGAGACGTGATCCAGACGATCAACGGAAGAACCGTTTCCACGGTAGGCGAACTCCAGAAAATTCTGGGAGAATATCAAAATCAAACCGTAAAGATCGTAGTCGATCGTAAGACTTATCCTTTGGTCAATCCTTGGTCCACCGAAACCGCAAACGTGGACGTTCCCGTACTCGGCGCAAACATATTAGAATTTAAGAATCTAAGAGATAAAAAATTTCCCGAACTCGGACTCGAATCGTATCAATTCGCGAGCTACGATCCGGAACTCGGACAAAAACTTCTCAACTTGGCCGTGGACGGAAAAACCTTTCCGAGTTTCGAAGAGCTTCTCGCATACGTTAAAGGGAAGAACGGGGAAACTGTTACCGTAGACATGGGAAACCTCAGGCTCGAAGCCGAGCCGAAGGTAAGACCGATCGGACTTTTGGGTTTTAGACCGAACATGAAATTCAATCCGGAGCCGATGGCTAGAGAACTCGGATTTTTAGAATCCTTTGTGGTCGCGGGAACGGACGTCTATGAAAATGTGGAGACCACTCTGAAAGGAATCGGGATGTTGTTTTCCGGAATTCTTTCCGTAAAGGACAGCCTTTCCGGACCGGTGGGAATCGTCTCCTATGCCGGGATCAGTTTGGAGATCGGCTGGCAGACTTACTTGGAGTTTGTCGCGAGGATCTCGATCGCTCTTATGATTATGAATTTACTTCCCATTCCGATGGCGGACGGTGGACATATCGTATTGTATGCGTATGAAGCGATCACCGGAAGACCTCTTCCGGGTAAAGTGATCGAGTCCATCTTTAGAATCGGATTCTTATTCTTACTCGGGCTCGGACTCTACGTCACCTTCAACGATGTAACGCGATTTTTCTAA
- a CDS encoding proline--tRNA ligase: protein MKASKYILPTEKENPADAVVASHRLMIRAGLVRKSSAGLYFYLPLGVRILQKIKQIIREEMNATGALEFDLPILTPSELWEQSGRWNAMGKEMFRIQDRHDLRYALGPTHEESFSYLVKPLLKSYKDLPINVYQIQTKFRDEIRPRFGVIRSREFIMKDAYSFHMDDASLDETYQAMRVAYRKMFDRCGLKTIPVLADSGSMGGSASEEFMVVSPIGEETLLLCGKCDYSSNSEKTPLVLEKENIPSALPGKKEVSTPGKKTIEEVSQFLGVSAKETIKAVALKSEKKKILVYLRGDLELNLHKLHSLLKIVDTEPMSDLEIGELGQVPGFIQPIAPNEKVKVLYDRSLQKNFPYVVGGGKEDLHIQGFILEKEISNLPEFADVALAREGDLCPNCNSPLKAEKGIEVGHIFKLGEKYTKAFGIQVLDQSGKARTLTMGCYGIGVNRTLATVIEQCNDEKGIFWPISIAPFEVTLVSITKGEEQYAKAEEFYNVLKNEGVEVFWDDRDLGPGFKLKDSELIGFPIRVTIGKKFFENGELSIYNRKKDKEESFVFTDFEDFTTRVESLRQELFAELE, encoded by the coding sequence ATGAAAGCATCGAAATATATTTTACCCACAGAAAAAGAAAATCCTGCGGACGCGGTCGTCGCGTCCCATCGTCTGATGATTCGAGCCGGTTTGGTTCGTAAATCCTCCGCCGGTCTTTACTTCTATCTCCCTCTTGGTGTGAGAATTCTTCAAAAAATCAAACAGATCATTAGAGAAGAGATGAACGCGACCGGAGCTTTGGAATTCGACCTTCCTATTCTCACTCCTTCCGAACTCTGGGAACAGAGTGGAAGATGGAACGCGATGGGAAAAGAAATGTTTCGTATCCAAGATCGACACGACCTCAGATACGCGCTCGGGCCCACTCACGAAGAATCTTTTAGTTATCTCGTAAAGCCTCTTTTGAAATCGTATAAGGATCTTCCGATCAACGTCTATCAGATCCAGACCAAGTTTCGTGATGAGATTCGTCCACGTTTCGGAGTGATTCGTTCGAGAGAGTTTATTATGAAAGATGCATATTCTTTTCATATGGACGACGCTTCTTTGGACGAAACCTACCAAGCGATGAGAGTCGCTTATCGAAAAATGTTCGATCGTTGCGGTCTCAAGACCATTCCCGTTCTTGCTGATTCCGGAAGTATGGGCGGTTCGGCTTCGGAAGAATTTATGGTCGTATCTCCGATCGGAGAGGAAACCTTGCTTCTTTGCGGGAAATGCGACTACAGTTCGAACAGTGAAAAAACTCCTCTTGTATTAGAAAAAGAGAATATTCCTTCTGCGCTTCCCGGAAAAAAAGAAGTTTCGACTCCGGGCAAAAAGACCATCGAGGAAGTGAGTCAGTTTCTCGGAGTTTCAGCGAAAGAAACGATCAAAGCGGTCGCTTTAAAATCGGAGAAAAAAAAGATTCTCGTCTATCTTCGCGGAGATCTGGAACTCAATCTTCACAAACTTCATTCTCTTCTGAAAATTGTGGATACGGAGCCGATGAGCGATTTGGAAATCGGAGAACTCGGGCAGGTACCCGGTTTTATTCAACCGATTGCGCCGAACGAAAAAGTAAAGGTTTTATACGATCGTTCTTTGCAAAAAAACTTTCCGTATGTCGTCGGTGGAGGAAAAGAAGATCTGCATATCCAAGGCTTTATCTTGGAAAAGGAAATTTCCAATCTTCCCGAATTTGCTGATGTCGCATTAGCAAGAGAAGGGGATCTTTGTCCGAATTGTAATTCCCCTCTAAAAGCCGAAAAAGGAATCGAGGTCGGTCATATCTTCAAACTCGGAGAAAAATATACTAAGGCTTTCGGGATTCAAGTTCTGGATCAAAGTGGGAAGGCGAGAACGCTTACGATGGGCTGTTACGGAATCGGGGTCAACAGAACCCTTGCGACCGTGATCGAACAGTGCAACGACGAGAAAGGGATTTTTTGGCCGATCAGCATCGCGCCTTTCGAAGTGACTCTTGTGAGCATCACGAAAGGCGAGGAACAATACGCCAAAGCAGAAGAATTTTATAATGTTCTAAAAAATGAAGGTGTCGAAGTTTTCTGGGACGACCGCGATCTCGGCCCGGGATTTAAACTGAAAGATTCCGAACTGATCGGTTTTCCGATTCGAGTCACGATCGGAAAAAAATTCTTCGAAAACGGAGAGCTTTCGATCTACAATCGCAAAAAGGATAAAGAAGAATCCTTTGTTTTTACCGATTTTGAAGATTTTACAACTCGAGTAGAATCGCTTCGCCAAGAACTCTTTGCAGAGTTGGAGTAG
- the trpB gene encoding tryptophan synthase subunit beta, whose product MGKESRHSEKEGYFGEFGGRYSPEILHDALVELEATYKKLKKNKHFKKELEYYRKNYIGRPSPLTYAERLTKAWGGARIWLKREDLNHTGAHKINNTIGQVLIAKAMGKTRIIAETGAGQHGVATATVGAMFQLETVVYMGDEDLRRQELNAIRMRMMGAKVVGVSAGTATLKDATSEAMRDWALNVSNTHYIVGSAVGPHPFPTIVRDFQSVIGIESRKQFKKENGKLPNAVVACVGGGSNAIGMFYGFLKDKKVKLYGVEAGGYSSTPGSHSATMAFGKTGFLHGTKTLVIQDEFGQIVPAHSVSAGLDYPGVGPEHAFLNKNGRVTYANVNDEGALDAFLEVCRIEGIIPALETAHAFQYAKSLTKEMGKKEDILICLSGRGDKDVAEVARLRKGEFS is encoded by the coding sequence ATGGGAAAAGAATCAAGACATTCCGAAAAAGAAGGATACTTCGGGGAATTCGGCGGACGTTATTCTCCTGAAATTCTTCACGACGCTCTCGTGGAACTCGAAGCCACGTACAAGAAGTTAAAGAAAAACAAACACTTCAAAAAAGAACTCGAGTACTATCGTAAGAATTATATCGGAAGACCTTCTCCCCTTACTTACGCGGAACGTCTGACAAAGGCTTGGGGTGGGGCCAGAATCTGGCTCAAGAGAGAAGATCTCAATCATACAGGCGCTCATAAGATCAACAACACGATCGGCCAGGTTCTGATCGCAAAGGCGATGGGAAAAACAAGAATCATCGCGGAGACCGGAGCGGGTCAACACGGTGTTGCGACCGCGACCGTGGGAGCGATGTTCCAGTTGGAAACCGTCGTTTACATGGGCGACGAGGATTTACGTCGTCAAGAACTCAACGCGATTCGTATGAGAATGATGGGCGCGAAGGTCGTAGGCGTTTCCGCCGGAACCGCCACTCTCAAAGACGCGACAAGCGAAGCGATGAGAGACTGGGCATTGAATGTTTCTAATACACATTATATCGTGGGTTCCGCAGTGGGACCTCATCCGTTTCCGACGATCGTAAGAGACTTTCAATCCGTTATCGGGATCGAATCTAGAAAACAATTCAAAAAAGAGAATGGAAAACTCCCGAATGCGGTAGTAGCCTGCGTTGGAGGCGGCTCGAATGCGATCGGGATGTTCTACGGTTTTCTCAAGGATAAGAAGGTGAAGCTCTATGGTGTAGAAGCCGGAGGCTATTCTTCTACACCCGGTTCTCACTCGGCGACGATGGCGTTCGGAAAGACCGGATTCTTACATGGAACCAAAACTCTCGTGATTCAGGACGAGTTCGGTCAGATCGTTCCGGCTCATTCTGTTTCGGCGGGACTTGATTATCCCGGAGTGGGTCCGGAACACGCATTCTTAAACAAGAACGGAAGAGTCACCTATGCAAACGTAAACGACGAAGGTGCGTTAGACGCGTTTCTCGAAGTCTGCCGCATTGAAGGTATCATTCCCGCTCTCGAAACAGCCCACGCCTTTCAATACGCGAAATCTCTAACAAAAGAGATGGGAAAGAAAGAGGACATTCTTATCTGTTTATCCGGAAGAGGGGACAAGGACGTAGCCGAAGTGGCGAGACTGAGAAAAGGAGAATTTTCTTGA
- the trpA gene encoding tryptophan synthase subunit alpha — translation MSTISAVFSDEKSVFIPYISLGDPDYDSSVVWADALIRGGAGILELGIPFTDPVADGPVIQKAFKRALVHPFSMKKILEVTAEIHKLHPETPLVYLTYFNPLYSMGLESFTEMAKNSGIQGLIIPDLPYDTPEAEEFFTELEKRRIDFIHLVTPATTEERIRSMKSLASGFIYYVTSYGVTGERRALAEGLEERIKFVKKVVYLPVCAGFGISSADQAREISRYADGVIIGSAVQRIIEENGSNRELCVEKLFSYSSEIRSSMR, via the coding sequence TTGAGCACGATATCTGCCGTATTCTCGGATGAGAAAAGTGTTTTTATCCCTTATATCTCGTTAGGCGATCCTGATTACGATTCTTCCGTTGTTTGGGCGGATGCTCTGATTCGAGGAGGCGCCGGGATCTTAGAATTGGGAATTCCGTTTACAGATCCTGTGGCCGATGGTCCGGTAATCCAGAAAGCGTTTAAGAGAGCCTTGGTTCATCCTTTTTCGATGAAGAAAATTTTGGAAGTGACCGCTGAAATTCACAAGCTTCATCCGGAAACACCTCTTGTTTATCTGACGTATTTTAATCCCCTGTATTCTATGGGTTTAGAATCATTTACAGAGATGGCTAAGAATTCCGGAATCCAAGGTCTGATCATTCCAGATCTTCCGTACGATACCCCGGAAGCCGAAGAATTCTTTACAGAGCTTGAGAAGAGAAGGATCGACTTCATTCATCTCGTAACTCCGGCGACGACGGAAGAGAGAATTCGTTCTATGAAGTCGCTTGCTTCCGGTTTTATTTATTACGTTACTTCTTACGGTGTTACCGGAGAAAGAAGAGCTCTCGCGGAAGGTCTGGAAGAAAGAATCAAGTTTGTGAAGAAAGTTGTTTACCTTCCTGTTTGCGCCGGCTTTGGGATTTCTTCTGCAGATCAAGCAAGGGAAATTTCAAGATACGCGGACGGTGTGATCATTGGTTCCGCAGTTCAGAGGATCATCGAAGAGAACGGGAGTAACCGAGAGCTTTGTGTGGAAAAGTTATTTTCGTATTCCTCTGAGATTCGTTCTTCCATGAGATAA
- a CDS encoding DUF1564 family protein: MRFSVLFFLFFEPFDSEVFSAGTVLNMGTSSLRSGIASCGIWRKGHLCTLLIPARFALEKGLEPKLLRSSLRNLLLRYDEVLIRKKFLGKRLVYARYQEENLDLRKMNFRPFEEDWVRLGILAWGLGVSRCLLFSILLEMDGELKNHRKTKSNGVPTTLSITRKLFFLKKEISSEIRKSRSHPT, from the coding sequence TTGAGGTTCTCTGTTTTGTTTTTTCTTTTTTTTGAGCCTTTTGACTCCGAGGTTTTTTCGGCCGGAACCGTCCTGAATATGGGGACGTCTTCTTTACGGTCTGGAATTGCTTCTTGCGGGATTTGGAGAAAAGGGCATCTTTGCACCCTCCTGATTCCCGCTCGTTTCGCGTTAGAAAAGGGCTTGGAGCCTAAGCTTTTGAGGTCTTCCTTGAGGAACCTTCTTTTGAGATACGATGAGGTTTTGATTAGGAAAAAATTCTTAGGAAAGAGACTTGTTTATGCTAGGTATCAGGAGGAGAATTTAGATCTGAGGAAGATGAATTTTCGTCCCTTTGAAGAGGATTGGGTTAGGCTGGGAATTCTGGCTTGGGGGTTAGGAGTTTCCCGTTGCCTTCTCTTTTCTATTTTATTAGAAATGGATGGTGAATTAAAGAATCACCGTAAAACAAAATCGAATGGAGTTCCAACAACACTATCTATTACAAGGAAGCTATTCTTCTTAAAAAAAGAAATTTCCAGCGAAATCCGCAAATCACGGAGCCATCCAACGTAA